From one Catellatospora sp. IY07-71 genomic stretch:
- a CDS encoding DoxX family protein has protein sequence MTLATIVLAILLALIFAALGGAKIKSVPAMRELAAEAGFSTAAYRRIGLLEVAAALGLLLGLLQPLIGASAGVGLLLLLGGAVVVHVRKGDGPRKYAPALACAALVAVYLTLLGSA, from the coding sequence ATGACACTGGCCACCATCGTCCTCGCGATACTGCTCGCCTTGATCTTCGCCGCGCTGGGCGGCGCGAAGATCAAGTCCGTGCCGGCAATGCGTGAACTGGCCGCCGAGGCCGGGTTCTCCACCGCCGCCTACCGCCGCATCGGGCTGCTCGAGGTCGCCGCGGCCCTCGGCCTGCTGCTCGGCCTGCTCCAACCCCTGATCGGCGCGTCCGCCGGCGTCGGCCTGCTGCTCCTACTCGGCGGAGCCGTCGTCGTGCACGTGCGCAAAGGCGACGGGCCCCGCAAGTACGCCCCGGCCCTGGCCTGCGCAGCCCTCGTCGCCGTCTACCTCACACTTCTGGGATCGGCATGA